The window CGCCGAGCCCGGGCACGACGAAGCGGTCCCAGGACTCCTCGATCCGCGCCTTGGCCTCGGCGCCGGTGAGGGCGCCGCCCAGCACCGGGTAGTACCAGTCCATCGAGTAGCGGTCCTTGTCCAGGAACCGCTCGGGGTGACGGCGGATGGCGTGGCGAAGGGCTCCCGCCGCCAACTCCCAGTCGGGTTGGGGCTCTTCCCGCTGCTCGGCGATGGCGAGCGCGCACCGCAGCGCGTGGTGGATCGAGGAGGATCCCGTCAGCAGCGCGTCCGTCGTCGCCGTACCGTCGTCGTCCCGTCGCCAGCCGATCTGTCCGCCGGGCTGCTGGAGCTTCAGCACGCACTCGGTCGCCGCGTAGACGGTCGGCCACATGCGGTCCAGGAAGGTGTCGTCGCCGGTGGAGAGGTAGTGGTGCCACACTCCTACGGCTATGTAGGCGACGAAGTTCGTCTCGCGCCCGCGGTCGGTGACGTCGTCGAAGGCTCCGTCCTGGTACGCCGCGTACCAGGAGCCGTCCTCGTTCTGGTGCCGCGCGAGCCACTCGTACGCCCGCTCGGCGGCCTCGTGTTCACCGGCCGCGTCCAGGCCCATGGCCGCTTCGACATGGTCCCAGGGGTCGAGGTGATGGCCCCGGAACCACGGGATGGCGCCGTCCTCCCGCTGTACGGCGAGCAGTCCGGCGACGGTCGCGGCGGCTTGCTCGGCGGTGAGGACCCCGGGCAGGACGAGGTGTTCTGTCCGGGGGGTGGTCACTTGGCGTCCACCCGGGGGAGATGGGGCTTGGTCGCGTACGCCACGAAGCTCTTGCCGATCAGCGGGTTCAGCGCCTGTTCGGCGACCCGGGTGGCCAGCGGCTTCTTCATGATGTCCCAGACCAGCAGCTTGTGGTACGCCCGCACCGGCAGCGCCTTGTCGTTGTCGACGCCGAACGCGCACTTCAGCCACCAGTACGGCGAGTGCAGCGCGTGGGCGTGGTGGGTGCCGTACGGCTTGAGGCCCGCCTCGCGGATCTTCGCGAGCAGTTCGTCCGCCTTGTAGATGCGGATGTGGCCGCCCTCGACCTCGTGGTAGGCGTCGGACAGCGTCCAGCAGACCTTCTCGGGGCCGTAGCGCGGGACGGTGATGGCGATCCGGCCGCCGGGCCTGAGCACCCGGACCATCTCGGCGAGTACGCCCTTGTCGTCCGGGATGTGCTCCATGACCTCGGAGATGATGACGACGTCGAAGGACTCGTCGGGGAAGGGCAGCGCGAGCGCGTCGCCCTCCATCGCCGTCGCGGTGGCGCCCTCGGGGGCCTCGCCCGCCTCCTTCATCGCCGCGAACCACTTCGCGACCTCGCGGATCTCCTCGCCGTTCTGGTCCAGCGCGACGACCTGGGCGCCGCGCCGGTAGCACTCGAACGCGTGCCGGCCGGCACCGCATCCGAGGTCCAGTACGCGGTCGCCCGGGGCTAGCGGGAACCGGGAGAAGTCGACGGTCAGCACGTGGCCCTGCTTTCGGAATAGGAACCTTCTGAGGCCGCCGCGGAGCGGCCGGGGGTCTGGATCGCGGAGCGATCGACGGCTGGGGGCGCGGAGCGGCCTTGGTCCGTGGCCGCGGAGCGGGCGATCGCCTCGCGGTAGTGGGCCACCGTGCCTTCCGCGGCTCGGGCCCAGGTGAAGTGCCGCAGCACCCGCTCGCGGCCGGCCCGGCCGAGCCGTACGCGCAACTCGGGGTCGCCCAGGAGTCGGCTCAGGCCGGCGGCCAGCGCACCCGCGTCGCCGGGCGGTACCGCCAGACAGGTCTCGCCGTCCGTGCCGGCCACCTCCGGGATCGCGCCGCCGGTCGTGGCGATCAGGGGCGTGCCGGTGGCCATGGCCTCGGCGGCGGGGAGGGAGAAGCCCTCGTACAGCGACGGCACGCAGGCGACCTGCGCCGAGCGGACCAGGTCGACCAGTTCGGCGTCCGAGATGCCCTTGACGAACTCGACGGCGCCTTCGAGGCCGTACCGCTCGACGGCCTGCGCGACCGGGCCCTCGGCGGGCTTCTTGCCGACGACGACGAGGTGGGCGTCGGGGTGTTCGGTGCGCACCTTCGCGAGCGCCTCGACGAGGAAGACGAGTCCCTTGAGGGGGACGTCCGCGCTGGAGGTGGTGACGATCCGGCCGGGGACGACCGCCACCGACGGATCCGGCTTGAACAGGTCCGTGTCGGCGCCGATGTGGACGACGTGGATACGGTCCTCGCGCACCCCGAGGTGGTCGACGATCTCGGCGCGGGAGGTGCCGGAGACGGTGAGGACGGACGGCAGGCGGCGCGCGACGCGCTTCTGCATCCGGGTGAAGGCGTACCAGCGGCGCACCGAGTACCGGCGCTGCCAGCCCTCGGCTGCGTCCAGCTCCAACTGGCGGTCCACGGTGATGGGGTGGTGGATGGTGGTGACGAGAGGGGCTCCCACGTCGCCCAACAAGCCGTACCCCAGCGTCTGGTTGTCGTGGACGACGTCGAACTCGCCGCGCCGGGCGCGCAGATGGCGGCGGGCGCGCAGGGAGAAGGTCAGGGGCTCGGGGAAGCCGCCGGTCCACATGGTGGCCACTTCCACCGCGTCGATCCAGTCGCGGTACTCGCCCCGCTTCGGGGTGCGGAAGGGGTCCGGCTGGCGGTACAGATCGAGGCTGGCCAGCTCGGTGAGCGGGACGCCCTCGTCGAGGACCGGGTAGGGCTGGGAGCCGATGACCTCGACCCGGTGGCCGAGGCGGGCCAGTTCGCGGGAGAGGTGGCGGACGTAGACGCCCTGGCCGCCGCAGAACGGGTTCCCTTTATAGGTGAGAAGCGCGATGTCGAGAGGTCGCTCGCCGTCCGCGGCGGGCTCCTTGGGGGAACCCGTCCGACTGGCCTCAGCGGTCACTCTGGGCCCCCTTCTCCCTGCACTGTCCCGCGAGATTACGCCGGGACGCTAATCTAGAACAAGTTACAGACTTGATCGTTCAAGAGGCTCCGAATCTACCGGCAGGTAGAGGCGGCGTGAGCAGTGGATCAGGTGATTCACGCCACGGTCGCGCCATGGCGAGGGGAACAAGGTGGACAAGGTGGCAGCCAGTACCGCGAGACCCGTCACCCCGCCCCTCACCGAGCGCCAGGCGGCGCGCCGCCGCCGCATCCTGCACGCGAGCGCGCAGTTGGCCAGCCGGGGTGGTTTCGACGCGGTGCAGATGCGGGAGGTCGCGGAGTCGTCGCAGGTAGCGCTCGGCACCCTCTACCGCTACTTCCCCTCCAAGATCCATCTACTGGTCGCCACGATGCAGGATCAGCTGGAGCACATGCACGGCACGCTGCGGAAGAAGCCGCCCGCGGGCGACACGGCGGCGGAGCGGGTCGCGGAGACGTTGATGCGCGCCTTCCGGGCCCTGCAGCGCGAGCCGCATCTGGCCGACGCCATGGTCCGCGCCCTGACCTTCGCGGATCGCAGTGTGTCGCCGGAGGTGGATCAGGTGTCCCGGCAGACGACCGTGATCATCCTGGACGCGATGGGGCAGGAGAATCCGACGCCGGAGCAGCTGTCGGCGGTGCGGGTCATCGAGCACACCTGGCACTCGGCGCTGATCACCTGGCTGTCGGGCCGCGCTTCTATCGCCCAGGTGAAGATCGACATCGAGACGGTCTGCCGTCTGATCGACCTCACGGCCCCCACGGCCCCCACAGACACGTGAATGACCTACGAGACGGGTTCCCTGCGCCGGTATTACCCGGATCAGGTAATGGGGGTCGCCATCCGGCCTGACTGCTGCCTTCTGGCCTCTCAGCCCGGACCGTCGACGTCGGCACCGGCGTAAGCGTCGAGCTGTTGCTTTCCGCCGAGTCGGCTACTCCGGTTCGGACTCCCTCACTCGTCCCGTAGGCCTCTTACCAGAATAGAACGCCCACTGAAGGATGAAAAGGGTAAATATTCCCTAATCCTCCGGCGGAAAGACCGGCTCCCCGCTCCCCAGCAGCGTGATCACGATCGCCTCCACCGGGCAGGTCTCCGCCGCCGCCAGAACCTGCTCGTTGGCGTCCGTCTCCGCCTCGACCGGGTGGGACTGGCGGGCCGTGTCGAGGCGGAATCCGTCGGGTGCCCGGTGGACGCACTGGGCCGAGCCGATGCACACCGACCGGTCGACCTCGACGTGCCAGCGGTCTCCCATTCTCTCTACGCCTCCCAGCCCGCCGGGAGGTGGATCATCTTGTGTTCGAGGTACTCGCCGTACCCCTCGGGCCCGAATTCGCGCCCCAGCCCGGAGTTCTTGTAGCCGCCGAACGGGCCGAGCATGTCGAGGCTGAAGGTGTTGACCGAGTAGGTGCCGGTACGCACCTGTCGGGCGACCTCGATGCCGCGCTCGACGTCGGCCGTCCAGACGCTGCCGCTGAGCCCGTAGTCCGAGTCGTTGGCGATCTTCACGGCCTCGGACTCCTCGCCGTAGGGGAGCAGGCAGATCACGGGCCCGAAGATCTCCTCCCGCGCGATCCGCATGGAGTTGTCGACATCCCCGAAGAGCGTCGGCTCGACGTACCAGCCGCGGTCCAGGCCGTGTGGGCGACCGCCGCCGGTGAGGATCTTGGCGCCCTCCTCCTGGCCGATGCGGATGTAGTCGAGGTTGCGGCGCTGCTGGCGCTGGGCGACCAGCGGGCCGACCTGGGTCGCCGGGTCCAGCGGGTCGCCGACGACGAGGGCGTTCGCGGCGGCGGCCAGCGCCTCGGCGAACTCGTCGTAGCGGGAGCGCGGCAGCAGGATGCGGGTCTGGGCGACACAGGCCTGTCCGTTGTTCATCCAGGCCGCCGGGACGATCCCGGCCACCGCGGTGTCGACGTCCGCGTCCGGCAGCACGACCGCGGCGGACTTGCCGCCCAGCTCCAGGGTCACGCGGGTCAGATTCCGCGCGGCCACCTCCATCACGCGCTTGCCGGCGGCGACCGAGCCGGTGAAGGAGACCTTGTCGATGCCGGGGTGCCCGACGAGGTACTCACTGACCTCACGGTCGGCCGGGAGAATGGAGAGCACTCCCTCCGGCAGCCCGGCCTCCTTCGTGATCTCCGCGAGGAGGTAGGCGTCCAGCGGCGACTCGGGCGACGGCTTGAGGACGACCGTGCAGCCGGTGAGCAGCGCGGGCGCGAGCTTGGCGGCGGCGACGAACTGCGGGACGTTCCAGGGGACCACGGCCGCCACGACCCCGACAGGCTCGCGCCGGACGAGGATCTTGCCGAGAACTCCGTCGCGCTGCTCCTCGTAGGTGAAGTTCCGCGCGACGGTTATGGCGGAGTCCCACACCATCATCGCGCCGAGCGCCTGCGCGAGGATGCTCCAGGAGTACGGCGACCCGTTCTCGGAGGAGATGACGCGGGCGATCTCCTCGTGCCGGGCGGCGATGGCGTCTTTGATGCGGGTGACGACGGCGATGCGCTCGTCCAACGGCAGTCGGGGCCAAGGGCCTTCATCGAAGGCCTGCCGTGCCGCCGCGACCGCGCGGTCCACATCCGCCGTTGACGCGTGCGGGACGCGCCCGATGACCTCCTCGGTGTGTGGGGAGATCACCTCGATGACGTCCTGGCCGAGCGGATCGGTCAACTCCCCGCCGATGAACAGCTGTCCGTGCTCCACGATCTCCGCCATGGCCGAACGCCTCCCGGGGCAGCTAGTTCTGACGATGTTTCAGAACTGATACCAGTTCTAGTTCGAGGAAGCCAGGCCTGCGCCGGACCGGCCACCGACCGGGAAATATGTTCTTCATGGCGGAGTGCGGCCGGGTGTTCCGGTCCCGCTTGCGCTTTCCGGGCGGTGTGTGCGTCTGGTCGGCCTAGTCGACACGTGTGGCTACGTGCGAACCGCGTCAAAAGGTTCAAATACTCCTCCTCGGGTGCAAAGCCCGAGCCGAGAACCAAAAGGTGGAGCCACTCCTATGAGAGCAACCGCTCTGTCCCATCCGGAAAGATCCAAGTCACTGGCCGCACGGTGCCGCTCGTCCGTCCTCGCCGTCGGAATGGCGGCCGCGATGACGGTCTCCTTCGCCGGCACGGCGGCGGCCGACATTCCAGGTTCGCCCAGCACCGGAGGCGAGACTCCCTCACTCAGGTCGGGCAACCCGACCTGTGCCACCGTCATGCCGGGCGACTTCCTGGAGTTCTACAAGCAGGACCCGCCAAGGGACGAGACGAACGTCCGTGTGGAAGCCACGGATCCGGAAACGAACGAGACGCTCGTCGGGTTGCTGGACGTGGACGTCACCTTCGGAGGCACTCCCTCCGAGCCGAGGACCTTCACCTTCCACATCGACGGCGACCTCGTCGTCGTCGGTGTCCTCGTCAAGGGCGGCAACAACGCCAACTTCTACGACTACCGCCCGGGCGGCGTAACGGACGACGGCAACCTCCACGCGCCGCTGACCGACAGGGGCAACCCGCGCGGCATCAGCCACATCGAGTTCTGCTTCGGTGCGGTCCAGGAGGGCGCCCTGCTGATCGAGAAGAACAGCAGCAAGGGCGGGCCCGTCCAGGTCGAGGGCGCGAAGTTCGCGGTCACCGGTCCCAACGAGTACAGCGAGTTCGTGACCGACACCGAGGACACGCCCGACGGAGAGGTGCCCGACGAGGCCCCCGAGACCGGCGTCGTGTGCATCTCGGGGCTGCGGCAAGGCGAGTACACCGTCGCGGAGACGGAGGCTCCCGAGGGATACGCCCGTGACGAGGACACCAAGACCGCTCAGGTCGTCCCCGGCACGGACTGCACCGACAACCGGCCCACCGACGAGGACGACGGCCTGGTCGCCTTCGAGAACGTGCCGCTCGCCGATGTCGACATCAACATCACGGGACAGGTGCCGGGCGAGATCACCTCGGACATCGTGTGCCGCAGGGGCACCACGGTGGTCGGCGACAGCCGCCCCGGCGGCGACCCGGAGACCCTTGAGATGGACGACCTGCCGGCCGGCATCTACACCTGCACGCTGAACATCGACCCGTGATGCAGCCGTAGAGGAGAGCGATCCCGCTCCCGCCCGACGACCCCGCCCTGCGCAGCAGATGCCGCAGGGCGGGGTCGTTTTCGTGGATCAGGGAACTGTGATTACCCGAACGCGCTATCTGACGCTGCATCAGTTCTGGCTATAGTGGGCCGAGGTCGCGGGCAGACGGAGGGCCGGATGGCAAGAACGTTCGATCACGGCGGGGGCGTACGGTCGATCCAGGTGCCGATCCCGGACAACCCCCTCGGGCACACGCTGGTGTACGTCGTCGACACCGACCGGGGCCCGGTGCTGATCGACACCGGCTGGGACGACCCGGCCTCCTGGGACACCCTCGCCGAGGGGCTGACGGCCTGCGGTACCGGGGTCGCCGAGATCCACGGTGTGGTCGTCACCCACCATCACCCCGACCACCACGGCCTGTCCGGCAAGGTGTGCGAGGCCTCCGGTGCCTGGATCGCGATGCACGAGGCGGACACGGCGATCGTGCGCCGTACGCGATCGGCCGAACCCGAGCGCTGGTTCACGTACATGGCGGCGAAGCTCACCGCGGCCGGCGCCCCCGAGGAACATGTGGCGCCCCTGCGCGGCGCCCGTCGCCGTACCCTGCCCGGCCTCTCCCCCGCCCTCCCGGACCGCGAGATCGTCCCGGGCGAGCTCCTCGACCTCCCCGGCCGCCGCCTGCGCGCGATCTGGACCCCGGGCCACACACCCGGCCATGTCTGCCTGCACCTGGAGGAAGAGCACCCGGCCCAACTCCCCGGCCACGGGCGCCTGTTCTCCGGCGACCACGTACTCCCGGAGATCACCCCGCACATCGGCCTGTACGAGGACCCCGACGACACCACCGTCACCGACCCGCTCGGCGACTACCTCGACTCCCTGGAGCGCGTCGCCCGCCTCGCCCCCGCCGAGATCCTCCCGGCCCACCAGCACGCGTTCACCGACGCGGCGGGACGCGTACGAGCCCTCCTCGCCCACCACGAAACCCGCCTCACCGACCTCCTCGCCCTCCTCTCCGTCCCCCTCACCGCCTGGCAGCTCGCCGAGCGCATGGAGTGGAACCGCCCCTGGGACCAAATCCCTTACGGGTCAAGGAACATCGCGGTGTCGGAGGCCGAGTCGCACCTGCGCCGACTCGTGAAGCTGGGGAGGGCGGAGGCGGTGACGGGAAGCGATCCGGTGACGTACACGGCCGTATGAGGGTTTAGTACGGGATCATGGAAACCCTGCACGCCGAGCGCGCCTGCGAGCGTCTGCTCATCGACTTCGTCCACCGCCTCGACCTCGGCGAACCGGCCTCCGTGGCCGAGCTGTTCACGGAGGACGGCATCTGGGAGTGGCCTGCGGGCGACCGCCGTATCAAGGGCCGTAAGGCGCTCCGGGAGTACTTCGGCGCCCGCCCCGCCGACCGCCTCTCGCGCCGCCTGATGTCCAACATCCTGGTCACGGTGACGTCCCCCGACACGGCGACGGCGACCTCGTACTTCACGACGTACCGAGTCGACGGCTTCGCGGGCGGCCTGGTCCCGGCGGGCCCGCCGGTCCAGGTCGGCCACTACATGGACAGCTTCCGCAGATCGCCGGACGGCGGCTGGCTGCTCTCCGCCCGCGTCCTCCACCTGGCCTTCGCCGGACCGACCCCGCGCGCCTAGACCATGAACGACCGCACCAACTCCTCTGCCTCACCGAGGACTTCGACCTCCCGAGCGGTCATGGTCGGGTTGGCGGCACGTCGGCGCCGGGCCTCGATCAGCCCGGCCTCGGTGAGGTCGGAGGGGTCGGCGAGGAGGGCGGCGAGTGTTGCGCGGACGGGTACGGCGAGTTGGGCGTCCGTCATGGCGACCTGCGCGAGGATCAGCGCCGACATGCCCCAGTCCAGGCCCGGTTCGCCTTCCTCGGCGTTCGTCCAGTCGATGACGTGGGGGCCGTGCGGCGTGAGCATCACGTTGTCCGGATGAAGGTCCAGGTGGATCACCCGCCCAGGGAGCGCGTGCAGTTGCCGCAGCAGCCGGGCCAGGACCTCCCCCGCCTCCTGCGGACCGATCCGCCCCGCGCCGAAGGCCTCCAGCATCGTCGGCCCGTTCAGCCGCTCCATGACCAGCTCGCTGCGCGTGCAGTCGGCGACCCGGACTCGCGGCACCGGGTAGCCGTGTGCGTGCAGCCGCTCCATCAGCGCCGCCTCGGCGACCCCGTCGCCGTACTCTTCCCGGTCCCGGCGCAGCACCCACCCGTCGCCGAGCTCGTACACATCGGACGCCCGCCCCGAGCCGATCAGCTTCCCCGTGATCCCCATGGGCGGAACCTACCCCCGTCCCCCCGGCCGCTTCCCTACGGGCCGGTAGAGTGGCCGCGTCGTCATCACACCCGTACGGGGGGAAGCCGGTGCAAATCCGGCGCTGACCCGCAACCGTGAGCAGCCGAAAGGCCGCGAGCCGGACTGCCCCGCGCGGTACGTGAACGGCTCACGTGCGTCGGCAGCCCGCCGTCGTACGGCACCGTCGAGGTCTGCGGAGCCGAGCCGCCCGGGGTCGTCCCGTGCTGCCCGGCTCCCATCAGGGAGAGGCACCCGCCGATCATGAACGTCCGCCGCAGCGCCGCGGTCCTGGCCGCCACCGCAGTGATCGGCACGGCCACGCCCGTCATGGCCGCGTCCCCGTCCCCGTCGCCGTCCGTGGCGATCCCCTCCGGGCTGTACGGCAGCACGGACCCGACGTACGACGGCGTCTGGCGCCAGTCCCTCGCGCTGATCGCCCAGTTCCGGGTGGACGTGCGGCCCGCCGGGAAGGCCGTTGACTGGCTGCTCGGTCAGCAGTGCGGGAACGGGGCGTTCGCGGCCTTCCGGGCCGAGCCCGCCAAGGCCTGTGACGCCAAGGTCATGGTCGACACCAACAGCACGGCCGCCGCGGCCCAGGCGCTGTCCCTGGCCGGTGACGGTGACCACATGGACGTCGCCCTGAAGGCCGTGAACTGGCTGAAGTCCGAACAGAACAAGGACGGCGGCTGGGGTTACACCCCCGGCGGCCCCAGCGACGCCAACTCCACCTCCGTCGTCATCGGCGCCCTCAACACCGTCGGGCAGGACCCCGACACCGTGGTGAACGGCGGCAAGTCGCCCTACGACGCGCTGCGCGAGCTGGCCCTGCCGTGCGCCGACGGCGGTGCCTTCGCCTACCAGCCGGACAAGAAGGGCAAGCTGACCGCCAACGCGGACGCGACGGCGGCGGCCGTGGTCGGTATGAAGGGCATGAGCATGGCCTCGGCGAAGGCCGCCGCCGACACGGACCTGTCCTGCGCCGACGCCACCCACCCCGCCCCGGACCAGGCCGCCGCCAACGGCGCGTCCTACCTGGCCTCGGCCATGAAGAAGGACGGCTATCTCAAGTCCGCGCTCGCCGGCGCCGAGGACCAGCCCGACTACGGCAACACCGCCGACGCGGTCGTCGCGCTGGCCCTGACTGGCGGACCGAAGGCGGCGCAGCAGCCGCTGACGTGGCTGGAGCAGAACTCCGCGGACTGGGCGAAGCAGAACGGCCCCGCGGCCTACGCCCAGCTGATCCTCGCCGCCTCCGTGGCGGGCGCCGACCCGCGCGACTTCGGCGGCACGGACCTGGTGAAGCAGCTCAACGCGACGGGCCCGGAGCCGAAGGCCACCGCGACGGCCGAGGAGAAGAAGGACGAGGAGAAGAAGGACGAGGACGACGGTGGCGTCAGCGTCTGGTGGATCATCGGTGTCGGCCTGGTCGCGGGCATCGGCGTCGGCTTCCTGATCAGCAGCCGCAACAAGGGGCAGCAGCTGTGATCCGCCGCGCCGGCGCGCTGTTGCTGGCCGCACTCGCCCTGTGTGCGGCCACGCCCTCGGCGCAGGCTGCCAGTTACCGCTACTGGTCCTTCTGGGACCGCGAGGGCTCGTCCTGGATGTACGCCACCCAGGGCCCGTCCATGGCGGTCCCCTCCGACGGCGACGTCCAGGGCTTCCGCTTCACCCTGAGCGAGGACTCGTCGGACGCGGCGACTCCACGCAGCACCGGGACCTTCGGCACGATCTGCGCGAGAACGCCCGCGCAGGACGGCAAGAAGAGAGTGGCCCTGGTAATCGACTTCGGCACGAAGTCGGAGTCCCCGTCAGGAGAAACCCCGCCGAAGCTCCGCACGGCCTGCGCCCACGTGGCGGAGGACGCGACAACGGCAGAGGCCCTGGCCTCGGTTGCCAAACCCCTCCGCTACGACTCGAACGCCCTGCTCTGCGCGATCGCGGGCTACCCGAGCGCGGGCTGCGGAGAACAGGTCGCGAAGACCACCCCGAAGAACACAGAGAAGAACGACAACCCGTCCGTGGGCCTGTGGGCAGGTGTGGCGGGCGTAGCAACCTTGGGAGCGGCGGCAATCTGGCAGGCACGCCGACGGCGGGCGTGATGGCCAGGACGCGGGCGCCGGGCGGGCATCCCACCCAGCCCCAACCCCGCGCACCCCTGCACCCGGGGGCCTGGTGGCTCTGGGCCCTGGCCCTCGGTACCGCAGCGACCCGCACCACCAACCCCCTCCTCCTGACCCTCCTCATAGCGACATCCGCCTACGTAGTAGCGACCTGCCGCCAGAACACCCCCTGGTCCCGCTCCTACAACGCCTTCCTCAAACTCGCCCTGGCCGTAATCCTCATCCGCCTGGCCTTCGCCATCCTCCTCGGCTCCCCCATCCCCGGCACCCACACCCTCGTCACCCTCCCCGAAGTCCCCCTCCCCGACTGGGCCCAAGGCATCCGCATAGGCGGCCGAGTACACGCGGAGGGACTCGTCTTCGCCCTCTACGACGCGCTGCGACTCGCCACCCTCCTCATCTGCGTAGGCGCGGCGAACGCCCTCGCCAACCCCACCCGCCTCCTCAAATGCCTCCCGGGCGCCCTGTACGAAATGGGCGTAGCGGTAGTCGTCGGCCTCACCTTCGCCCCGAACCTCATCGCGGACGTCCAGCGCCTACGAGCCGCCCGCCGCCTGCGGGGCCGCCCGGACAACGGCATCCGAGGCCTGCTCCAGGTAGGCCTCCCCGTCCTGGAAGGCGCCCTGGAACGCTCGGTCGCGCTCGCCGCCGCCATGGACGCGAGAGGCTACGGCCGTACCGCCGATGTCCCCCCAGCCGTGCGCCGTACCACCACCGCCCTCACCCTCGGCGGTCTCCTCGGAGTCTGCGCGGGCACCTACGGCGTACTGACGGCGGAAGGCGGCACGTACGGCCTCCCCGTCCTCCTCACCGGCCTCACCGCGGCCCTCATCGGCCTACGCCTGGGCGGCCGCCGAGCCACCCGCACCCGCTACCGCCCGGACCCCTGGGACGCCCGGGCCTGGCTGGTAACGGCCTCCGGCACAACAGTCGCCGCGCTCATGTTCGTAGCCGCGACCAAGGACCCCACAGCCCTGGAACCAGGCGTAATCCCCCTCACCGCCCCCACCCTCCCCCTCTGGCCCGCGGCAGCGATCCTCCTCGGCCTGCTCCCAGCCGCCCTCGCCCCCACCCCGAAGGAGCCGTCGTGATCCGCTTCGAAAACGTCTCCGTGACGTACGACGGCCAGACCGAACCCACCGTCCAGAACGTCGACTTCGAGGTCCCGGAAGGCGAACTGGTCCTCCTGGTAGGCCCGTCCGGCGTAGGCAAATCGACAATCCTCGGCGCCGTAAGCGGATTGGTCCCCCACTTCACGGGCGGCACCCTCCGCGGCAGAGTCACGGTGGCCGGTCGAGACACCCGCACCCACAAACCCCGCGAACTGGCCGACATCGTGGGCACGGTGGGCCAGGACCCCTTGTCCCACTTCGTAACGGACACGGTCGAGGACGAACTCGCCTACGGCATGGAGTCCTTGGGCCTGGCCCCGGACGTCATGCGCCGCAGGGTGGAGGAAACCCTCGACCTCCTGGGCCTCACCGACCTCCGCAACCGCCCGATAGCAACCCTCTCCGGCGGCCAGCAACAGCGCGTAGCGATCGGCTCGGTCCTCACTCCCCA of the Streptomyces sp. NBC_00287 genome contains:
- a CDS encoding SCO2322 family protein, producing the protein MIRRAGALLLAALALCAATPSAQAASYRYWSFWDREGSSWMYATQGPSMAVPSDGDVQGFRFTLSEDSSDAATPRSTGTFGTICARTPAQDGKKRVALVIDFGTKSESPSGETPPKLRTACAHVAEDATTAEALASVAKPLRYDSNALLCAIAGYPSAGCGEQVAKTTPKNTEKNDNPSVGLWAGVAGVATLGAAAIWQARRRRA
- a CDS encoding nuclear transport factor 2 family protein — its product is METLHAERACERLLIDFVHRLDLGEPASVAELFTEDGIWEWPAGDRRIKGRKALREYFGARPADRLSRRLMSNILVTVTSPDTATATSYFTTYRVDGFAGGLVPAGPPVQVGHYMDSFRRSPDGGWLLSARVLHLAFAGPTPRA
- a CDS encoding prenyltransferase/squalene oxidase repeat-containing protein; this encodes MNVRRSAAVLAATAVIGTATPVMAASPSPSPSVAIPSGLYGSTDPTYDGVWRQSLALIAQFRVDVRPAGKAVDWLLGQQCGNGAFAAFRAEPAKACDAKVMVDTNSTAAAAQALSLAGDGDHMDVALKAVNWLKSEQNKDGGWGYTPGGPSDANSTSVVIGALNTVGQDPDTVVNGGKSPYDALRELALPCADGGAFAYQPDKKGKLTANADATAAAVVGMKGMSMASAKAAADTDLSCADATHPAPDQAAANGASYLASAMKKDGYLKSALAGAEDQPDYGNTADAVVALALTGGPKAAQQPLTWLEQNSADWAKQNGPAAYAQLILAASVAGADPRDFGGTDLVKQLNATGPEPKATATAEEKKDEEKKDEDDGGVSVWWIIGVGLVAGIGVGFLISSRNKGQQL
- a CDS encoding energy-coupling factor transporter transmembrane component T, which produces MARTRAPGGHPTQPQPRAPLHPGAWWLWALALGTAATRTTNPLLLTLLIATSAYVVATCRQNTPWSRSYNAFLKLALAVILIRLAFAILLGSPIPGTHTLVTLPEVPLPDWAQGIRIGGRVHAEGLVFALYDALRLATLLICVGAANALANPTRLLKCLPGALYEMGVAVVVGLTFAPNLIADVQRLRAARRLRGRPDNGIRGLLQVGLPVLEGALERSVALAAAMDARGYGRTADVPPAVRRTTTALTLGGLLGVCAGTYGVLTAEGGTYGLPVLLTGLTAALIGLRLGGRRATRTRYRPDPWDARAWLVTASGTTVAALMFVAATKDPTALEPGVIPLTAPTLPLWPAAAILLGLLPAALAPTPKEPS
- a CDS encoding phosphotransferase; this encodes MGITGKLIGSGRASDVYELGDGWVLRRDREEYGDGVAEAALMERLHAHGYPVPRVRVADCTRSELVMERLNGPTMLEAFGAGRIGPQEAGEVLARLLRQLHALPGRVIHLDLHPDNVMLTPHGPHVIDWTNAEEGEPGLDWGMSALILAQVAMTDAQLAVPVRATLAALLADPSDLTEAGLIEARRRRAANPTMTAREVEVLGEAEELVRSFMV